Proteins from one Nakamurella multipartita DSM 44233 genomic window:
- the gcvP gene encoding aminomethyl-transferring glycine dehydrogenase, with protein MTSSAATGTSATFADRHIGPDADGLRRILDLLDQSDLDALESAAVPATIRTGRPLELPEPASEVQALAELRGLAARNRPMVQMIGLGYHDTITPGVIKRNVLENPAWYTAYTPYQPEISQGRLEALLNFQTAVADLTGLDIANASMLDEGTAAAEAMTLIKRTARAKSNRFVVDADTLPQTLAVVRTRAEPIGIEVVVADLSAGVEALPVGDFFGLLLSYPGASGAVRDHRELIEAAHQREAKVAVATDLLALTLLTPPGEIGADVAVGSAQRFGVPLGFGGPHAGFIAVRADIQRQLPGRLVGVSHDAHGTTAFRLALQTREQHIRREKATSNICTAQVLLAVMASMYAVYHGPDGLRRITERIRTDALVLAALLEQGGVTVEHALFFDTVRAIVPGRAREVVAAARDRGINLWADGEDAVQISVSESTTGAHLTAVVEAFGVAAGLSSGEAATASLPGWAARTSEYLTHPVFHAHRSETAMLRYLRRLSDMDLALDRSMIPLGSCTMKLNATTEMEAVTWPEFAGIHPFAPVEDAAGYLDLIEQLSAWLCEITGYAAVSLQPNAGSQGELAGLLAIRAYHRSRGEQDRTVCLIPASAHGTNAASAVMAGMKVVVVKTATTGDIDMADLRAKIDQHAAQLAAIMVTYPSTHGVYEDTITELAELVHAAGGQVYVDGANLNALVGVARPGVFGGDVSHLNLHKTFCIPHGGGGPGVGPVAVAAHLAPFLPNHPLAPAAGPDTGIGAIAAAPWGSASILPISWAYVRMMGAAGLRRATLTAVAAANYIARRLDEHYPVLYTGAGGFVAHECILDLRPITSATGVTVDDVAKRLADYGFHAPTMSFPVAGTLMVEPTESEDLAEIDRFCDAMIAIKAEIDRVGAGDWPATDNPLRGAPHTAASLVEDWPHPYSRAEAVFPAGVSAAHKYFPPVGRIDGAFGDRNLVCSCPAPEAYA; from the coding sequence ATGACGTCCTCGGCGGCAACCGGCACCAGCGCGACGTTCGCAGACCGGCACATCGGTCCCGACGCGGACGGGCTGCGCCGCATCCTGGACCTGCTCGACCAGTCGGACCTGGATGCGCTGGAATCGGCGGCCGTCCCGGCGACCATCCGCACCGGCCGCCCGCTCGAGCTGCCCGAACCGGCCTCCGAGGTGCAGGCCCTGGCCGAACTGCGCGGCCTGGCCGCCAGGAACCGGCCGATGGTGCAGATGATCGGCCTGGGCTACCACGACACGATCACCCCCGGGGTGATCAAGCGCAACGTGCTGGAGAACCCGGCCTGGTACACCGCGTACACCCCGTACCAGCCGGAGATCTCGCAGGGCCGGCTGGAGGCGCTGCTGAACTTCCAGACTGCGGTCGCCGACCTGACCGGCCTGGACATCGCCAACGCCTCCATGCTCGACGAGGGCACCGCCGCGGCCGAGGCGATGACGCTGATCAAGCGCACCGCCCGGGCCAAGTCGAACCGCTTCGTGGTCGACGCCGACACCCTGCCGCAGACGCTGGCCGTCGTGCGCACCCGGGCCGAGCCGATCGGCATCGAGGTGGTCGTCGCCGATCTGTCGGCCGGCGTCGAGGCGCTGCCGGTCGGGGACTTCTTCGGCCTGCTGCTGTCCTACCCGGGCGCCTCCGGGGCGGTGCGGGACCACCGGGAGCTGATCGAGGCCGCGCACCAGCGGGAGGCCAAGGTGGCCGTGGCCACCGACCTGCTCGCGCTGACCCTGCTCACCCCGCCCGGCGAGATCGGCGCCGACGTCGCCGTCGGGTCCGCGCAACGCTTCGGGGTGCCGCTGGGCTTCGGTGGCCCGCACGCCGGGTTCATCGCGGTCCGCGCCGACATCCAGCGCCAGCTGCCCGGCCGGTTGGTCGGGGTCTCGCATGACGCCCATGGCACCACCGCGTTCCGGTTGGCCCTGCAGACCCGCGAGCAGCACATCCGGCGGGAGAAGGCAACCAGCAACATCTGCACCGCACAGGTGCTGCTGGCCGTGATGGCCTCGATGTACGCGGTCTACCACGGTCCCGACGGGCTCCGGCGGATCACCGAGCGCATCCGCACCGATGCCCTGGTGCTGGCCGCGCTGCTCGAGCAGGGTGGCGTGACGGTCGAGCATGCGCTGTTCTTCGACACGGTGCGCGCGATCGTCCCGGGCCGGGCCCGCGAGGTGGTGGCGGCCGCCCGGGACCGTGGTATCAACCTGTGGGCCGACGGCGAGGACGCGGTGCAGATCAGCGTCTCCGAGTCGACCACCGGGGCGCACCTGACCGCGGTCGTCGAGGCGTTCGGTGTGGCCGCCGGGTTGTCCAGCGGGGAGGCCGCCACCGCCTCGCTGCCCGGCTGGGCCGCGCGCACCTCCGAGTACCTGACCCATCCGGTGTTCCACGCCCATCGCAGCGAGACCGCGATGCTGCGCTACCTGCGCCGGCTCTCGGACATGGATCTGGCCCTGGACCGGTCGATGATCCCGCTGGGCTCGTGCACGATGAAGCTCAACGCCACCACCGAGATGGAGGCGGTGACCTGGCCGGAGTTCGCCGGCATCCACCCGTTCGCTCCCGTCGAGGACGCCGCCGGGTACCTCGACCTGATCGAGCAGCTATCGGCCTGGCTGTGCGAGATCACCGGGTACGCGGCCGTGTCGTTGCAGCCCAACGCCGGGTCGCAGGGCGAGCTGGCCGGGCTGCTGGCGATCCGCGCCTACCACCGTTCCCGCGGCGAGCAGGACCGGACGGTCTGCCTCATCCCGGCCAGCGCGCACGGCACCAACGCGGCCAGCGCGGTGATGGCCGGCATGAAGGTGGTGGTGGTCAAGACCGCGACCACCGGCGACATCGACATGGCCGACCTGCGGGCCAAGATCGACCAGCACGCCGCCCAGCTCGCCGCGATCATGGTGACCTACCCCTCGACCCACGGGGTCTACGAGGACACGATCACCGAGCTGGCCGAACTGGTGCACGCCGCCGGCGGGCAGGTGTACGTGGACGGGGCCAACCTCAACGCGCTGGTCGGGGTGGCCCGGCCGGGGGTCTTCGGCGGGGACGTCTCGCACCTGAACCTGCACAAGACGTTCTGCATCCCGCACGGCGGCGGCGGGCCCGGGGTCGGGCCGGTCGCGGTGGCCGCGCACCTGGCACCGTTCCTGCCCAACCATCCGCTGGCTCCCGCCGCCGGCCCGGACACCGGGATCGGCGCGATCGCCGCCGCTCCCTGGGGCTCGGCGTCGATCCTGCCGATCAGCTGGGCCTACGTGCGGATGATGGGCGCGGCCGGCCTGCGCCGGGCCACCCTGACCGCGGTGGCCGCGGCCAACTACATCGCCCGCCGGCTCGACGAGCACTACCCGGTGCTCTACACCGGGGCGGGCGGGTTCGTCGCCCACGAGTGCATCCTGGACCTGCGGCCGATCACCTCGGCCACCGGCGTGACCGTCGACGACGTGGCCAAGCGGCTGGCCGACTACGGGTTCCACGCGCCGACCATGTCGTTCCCGGTCGCCGGCACGTTGATGGTCGAGCCGACCGAGAGCGAGGACCTGGCCGAGATCGACCGGTTCTGCGACGCGATGATCGCGATCAAGGCCGAGATCGACCGGGTCGGCGCGGGGGACTGGCCGGCGACCGACAACCCGCTGCGCGGGGCCCCGCACACCGCGGCCTCGC